The DNA window TACAGCCATCGGCTGTTGTTCGATCGCGAAGGCAAGCTCTGGGTCAGTTCCGGCGAGCGGCAGAAGGGTTCACCGGCCCAGGATCTGCAGAGCAACCTCGGCAAGATTCTGCGGCTCAATGATGACGGCACGCCTGCGGCCGGCAATCCCTTCGCCGCGCAGGGCGGCCGCGCTGCACAGGTGTGGTCGTATGGTCATCGCAACGTGCTGGGGCTGGCGCTGGACGCCACCGGCCGGCTCTGGGCGCACGAGATGGGGCCGGCCGGCGGCGACGAGCTCAATCTGATTGAACGCGGCTCCAACTATGGCTGGCCGATTGTGTCCAATGGCGACAATTACGACGGCAGCCCCATCCCGGATCACCCGACCCGACCCGAATTCAACGCGCCGGAGATTTCCTGGACGCCGGTGATCGCGCCGGCCGGTTTCGTGATCTACAGCGGCGAATTGTTTCCGTACTTCCAGAATTACGGCTTCATTGGCGGGTTGGCATCGCAGGCGCTTGTCCAGGTGGAGATGGGCGAGTCACCGCGCGAATACCGCCGTTACCCGATGGGCCGGCGCATCCGCGAAGTGGAGCAGGGCCCGGATGGCGCCCTGTGGGTGCTGGAGGATGGCGCCGACGCGCGCCTGCTCAAGCTCACGCCCAATCGGCTGTGAGCCTGGCACGCGCGATTACTCCGGTGGCAGGCTGTAATCGAACACGTAGTGGTGCTGGCCCTCGCTGATTTCGATGCGCATGCTGCCGCGCAATCCGCTCAGTTCGCCGCTGGCCGAATCGGCTACCACCTGCACGCTCAAGCTGGGCGCGCCGCGATCCATCACGGCGCTGTGCAACAACACAAAGCTGCCACGCTTGCCGTGCAGGGTGCCGTCGACGCGCTCGAGCGCCACGTAGGCAGCCGAGCCTTTCACTTCGGTCATGACCGCCAGCATCTCGCCCAGGCTGGCGGCGTCCAGGTCGCCGCGGAACTGCTTGTCGATGGTCTGCCGACCCAGGCGCGCGGCCTCGATGCCGGGGCTGGCTTGCTGCAACTGCAGCTTGACCTCGAACTGACCCTTTGCCTGCGCGAGCATGGACGACTCCTGCGGATGGATGAAGGTGGGAACCTGCGCGCTGGCTTCATGCCACCGGTTTGCGCGCGCGCTGGATGGCGCCGATGCGCGCATGTTTCAGGGCCTCGCCGATCTCCGGGCCGCTCAGGCCGGGCAGCGCCACATCGCGCGCGCTTACCGCACAGGCGGCGGCGTGCAGTCGCTGCAGTTCCGCGCCTTGCG is part of the Pseudoxanthomonas indica genome and encodes:
- a CDS encoding PQQ-dependent sugar dehydrogenase, with amino-acid sequence MSPPRRIPDPPFVSAEVARFDQPWAMTFLPDGRLLVTEKPGHLRLINVATRQTGEILGVPTVAYGGQGGLGDVILHPQYASNGLVYLSYAEEGTGGRGAAVARARLQLDASGNGGTLQNLQVIWRQTPKVSGDAHYSHRLLFDREGKLWVSSGERQKGSPAQDLQSNLGKILRLNDDGTPAAGNPFAAQGGRAAQVWSYGHRNVLGLALDATGRLWAHEMGPAGGDELNLIERGSNYGWPIVSNGDNYDGSPIPDHPTRPEFNAPEISWTPVIAPAGFVIYSGELFPYFQNYGFIGGLASQALVQVEMGESPREYRRYPMGRRIREVEQGPDGALWVLEDGADARLLKLTPNRL
- a CDS encoding DUF3224 domain-containing protein translates to MLAQAKGQFEVKLQLQQASPGIEAARLGRQTIDKQFRGDLDAASLGEMLAVMTEVKGSAAYVALERVDGTLHGKRGSFVLLHSAVMDRGAPSLSVQVVADSASGELSGLRGSMRIEISEGQHHYVFDYSLPPE